One stretch of Paenibacillus sp. FSL R5-0341 DNA includes these proteins:
- the treP gene encoding PTS system trehalose-specific EIIBC component — MAIDKKQVEEIVRAVGGKENIEAATHCVTRLRFALYDESKVDTESLDQNDLVKGQFSSQGQFQVVIGPGLVDKVYDEMIQITGGDRSSKDDVKAVAGKKQNPIQRAIKTLSDIFIPILPAIITAGLLLGINNILTGPGIFFDGKSLVDVYPAWKDLASIINTIASTAFTFLPALIGWAAVKRFGGSPLLGIVLGLILVHPDLLSAYGYADAVNDGTVPTWNLFGWEIEKIGYQGQVLPVLVSAYLLAKMEIFLNKRVHDSIKLLVVAPVTLLITGFLAFTIIGPVTFAIANAITSGLIYVYDSYAALGGLIYGGLYALLVITGMHHTFLAVDVQLIGSQGGTFLWPMLALSNIAQGSAALAMMLVLREKKMRGLAATSSVSAFLGVTEPAIFGVNIRYRYPFIFGMIGSAIGGVLLTMNNVQATSIGVGGVPGFLSIFPNKWGVFFIGMAIVLVVPFVLTVIFGRAKMRKEDRNASNETVAEPKAATSQSASGVTSSAANTDPNQRTRSAAKVGDKAVNTLEIMAPLTGQAVSLEQVPDPAFAEKQMGEGVAIEPSGNVVVAPFDAQVAHVIKSKHAVILEHASGLQVLIHVGINTVSLKGEGFNMHVEAGEHVKAGQKLLEFDRKVIEDAGYPLITPIIIPDGQDMVERVEVTTGDVTSNQNGVLKVHLKG; from the coding sequence ATGGCAATTGATAAAAAACAGGTTGAGGAGATCGTCCGGGCAGTCGGTGGCAAAGAGAATATTGAAGCTGCTACGCACTGTGTTACACGACTCCGTTTTGCTTTGTACGATGAGAGTAAAGTGGATACTGAAAGTCTTGATCAAAATGATCTGGTCAAAGGACAGTTCTCTTCTCAAGGACAATTCCAGGTCGTTATCGGACCTGGTCTGGTGGATAAGGTCTATGATGAGATGATTCAGATCACCGGGGGAGATCGTTCTTCCAAGGATGATGTGAAGGCGGTCGCTGGTAAAAAGCAAAATCCAATTCAGCGAGCAATTAAAACGCTCTCGGATATTTTTATTCCGATTTTGCCTGCGATCATTACGGCAGGTCTTTTGCTCGGGATTAACAATATTCTGACAGGCCCAGGTATTTTCTTTGATGGAAAATCACTGGTGGATGTCTATCCAGCCTGGAAGGATCTTGCGTCCATCATTAATACGATCGCGAGTACAGCCTTTACGTTCCTGCCGGCTCTGATTGGTTGGGCAGCTGTAAAAAGGTTCGGCGGCAGTCCGCTGCTCGGGATCGTGCTGGGTCTCATTCTCGTACATCCCGATCTGCTGAGTGCATACGGTTACGCTGATGCCGTGAATGATGGCACGGTGCCAACATGGAATTTGTTCGGTTGGGAGATTGAGAAGATCGGTTATCAAGGGCAGGTTCTGCCGGTACTGGTATCGGCCTATCTGCTTGCCAAGATGGAGATTTTCCTGAACAAAAGGGTACATGACTCCATTAAACTGCTGGTCGTTGCACCAGTCACGTTACTGATTACCGGATTCCTGGCATTTACGATTATTGGTCCAGTGACATTCGCCATTGCGAATGCAATCACATCTGGCTTGATCTATGTTTACGATTCCTACGCGGCGCTGGGTGGTCTGATCTACGGTGGTCTATACGCTTTGCTGGTTATCACTGGTATGCATCACACGTTCCTTGCGGTGGATGTTCAGCTCATTGGTAGTCAGGGCGGAACGTTCCTGTGGCCGATGCTGGCATTGTCCAATATCGCACAGGGTTCAGCGGCACTTGCGATGATGCTTGTATTACGTGAGAAGAAAATGAGAGGACTTGCGGCAACGTCCTCAGTATCGGCCTTCCTCGGGGTAACCGAGCCGGCAATCTTCGGAGTGAATATCCGTTACCGTTATCCGTTTATCTTTGGTATGATCGGTTCCGCGATTGGTGGTGTGCTGCTGACGATGAATAATGTTCAGGCAACCTCCATCGGTGTAGGTGGCGTACCTGGATTCCTGTCGATTTTCCCTAACAAATGGGGCGTCTTCTTCATCGGCATGGCGATTGTCCTTGTTGTGCCGTTTGTACTGACCGTTATTTTTGGTAGAGCCAAAATGAGAAAAGAAGATCGTAATGCAAGCAATGAAACCGTTGCTGAGCCTAAAGCGGCTACATCGCAGTCTGCTTCGGGCGTTACCTCTTCGGCTGCAAATACAGATCCCAACCAGCGCACTCGTAGTGCGGCTAAAGTTGGGGATAAAGCCGTGAATACGCTGGAAATCATGGCGCCTTTAACAGGCCAGGCTGTTTCACTGGAGCAAGTGCCTGATCCGGCTTTTGCCGAGAAACAAATGGGTGAGGGTGTAGCGATTGAACCTTCCGGCAACGTGGTAGTTGCCCCATTTGATGCTCAGGTAGCTCATGTAATCAAAAGCAAACATGCGGTGATTCTTGAACATGCGAGTGGTTTACAGGTACTGATCCATGTTGGGATTAATACGGTATCCCTCAAGGGTGAAGGTTTCAATATGCATGTCGAAGCTGGCGAGCATGTAAAGGCTGGACAAAAGCTGTTGGAATTCGATCGTAAGGTGATTGAAGATGCGGGATACCCGCTGATTACACCGATTATCATTCCAGATGGTCAGGATATGGTTGAACGGGTGGAAGTCACGACAGGTGATGTTACATCCAATCAAAATGGTGTGCTGAAGGTTCATCTGAAAGGTTAA
- a CDS encoding MFS transporter → MRVLRHIHDEIRGWSRNIQLFFLASILYQIGNGMFSVLYNLYIQGLGYNDTMNGQIVSIQSLATAIMFVPIGLCGDLFSRKRLLITGALFSGIFLIGRSFDYSATGLIWFAVFSGLFAGVFQVLAIPYLAENVKKSQRLKMFSYYSSLVLASQVLGSLGGGVFADLLHTAGLAKVTGLQTVLFVGGAATLAAFIPLLFVTEGTAATQTTIPAQPVLQPNADLKESSPSTLSTDDLITKKKDSRLIGQFVVTQLLIGLGSGLVVPYLNLYFTNRFSVSLSGMSLLIALGQIMTIVSMLIGPTLAAKVGSVRAVVIFQVMSLPFLLLTGFTNLLFIASLSFLFRQALMNAANPIHSAILVDRISDKRRGIANSLMQTSFMIGWATMGPVQSYLVTTYGTYWGYAITFSITGSLYVISSLMYYVMFREPKPSATALAGS, encoded by the coding sequence TTGAGAGTTTTACGACATATTCATGATGAAATTCGCGGCTGGTCCCGCAATATTCAACTGTTTTTCCTGGCTAGCATTCTGTATCAGATCGGAAATGGCATGTTCTCTGTCTTGTACAATCTGTACATTCAGGGTCTGGGCTATAATGATACAATGAACGGCCAGATTGTAAGTATTCAATCACTTGCAACAGCCATTATGTTTGTTCCTATCGGTCTATGCGGTGATCTGTTCAGTCGCAAGCGGCTACTCATTACGGGGGCGTTATTCAGCGGAATCTTTCTGATTGGACGCTCGTTCGACTATTCGGCTACCGGACTGATCTGGTTTGCGGTATTCTCTGGCCTTTTCGCTGGTGTATTCCAGGTACTCGCCATCCCTTATCTGGCAGAAAACGTCAAGAAAAGTCAGCGGCTTAAGATGTTCAGTTATTATTCATCCCTTGTGCTCGCTTCCCAGGTGCTTGGTAGCCTGGGTGGCGGCGTATTCGCAGATTTGTTACATACGGCAGGACTCGCCAAAGTGACCGGATTACAGACGGTTTTATTTGTCGGTGGTGCAGCAACACTGGCGGCGTTTATTCCACTGTTATTTGTAACCGAAGGCACGGCTGCTACGCAGACAACAATTCCGGCACAACCCGTTCTTCAACCCAATGCAGATCTAAAAGAAAGTTCACCGAGTACCCTAAGCACGGACGATTTGATCACGAAGAAAAAAGATTCCCGACTGATTGGTCAGTTTGTAGTGACCCAGTTATTAATTGGATTAGGCTCAGGACTGGTTGTACCGTACCTGAATCTGTATTTCACCAATCGGTTCTCGGTTTCTCTGAGCGGCATGAGCCTGTTGATTGCACTCGGTCAGATTATGACGATTGTATCCATGCTGATTGGTCCTACCTTGGCAGCAAAGGTCGGGAGCGTACGAGCTGTTGTCATTTTCCAGGTCATGTCGTTGCCCTTCCTTCTATTAACAGGCTTCACCAATCTGTTGTTCATCGCTTCGCTGAGTTTCTTATTCAGACAAGCATTGATGAACGCAGCCAATCCCATTCATTCAGCCATACTGGTGGATCGGATCTCTGACAAACGCCGCGGCATTGCCAATTCACTGATGCAGACCTCATTCATGATTGGTTGGGCGACCATGGGACCTGTGCAATCCTACCTGGTTACCACGTACGGAACGTATTGGGGTTACGCGATCACATTCAGCATCACTGGCAGTCTATACGTTATTTCATCACTGATGTATTATGTAATGTTCAGAGAACCCAAGCCTTCCGCTACGGCTCTTGCAGGATCTTGA
- a CDS encoding chemotaxis protein — MTRIAVMVIHGLGMRKDGYADKLIACLHKELDKVMVLPGASKQMLDIEPVYWADVFEEREEALFQQLVSSPGLNYQTLRRFVIHYLADAVAYQPVENQGHNYDAVHRTLNQAMHTLAQRNGPEAPLCVVAHSLGAVIASNFFYDLQYPSSRVPEIVDVNSALERGDTLTHFYSFGTTLPLWSLRYHDFSRPIQVPSSHVDHYYAGLEGEWVNFYDRDDILGYPLRPIDPAYEKAVKEDIEVNSGGLGLSWNPLSHGGYFSNASMNRRIAQGLARTWTWINRS, encoded by the coding sequence ATGACACGTATTGCGGTGATGGTCATTCATGGGCTGGGTATGCGAAAGGATGGGTACGCGGACAAGCTGATTGCTTGTTTGCATAAGGAATTGGACAAGGTGATGGTCTTGCCTGGAGCCTCCAAACAGATGCTGGATATCGAACCTGTATATTGGGCGGATGTATTTGAGGAGCGGGAAGAAGCGCTGTTTCAACAGCTCGTCAGCTCTCCGGGATTGAATTACCAGACGCTGCGCCGATTTGTCATCCATTACCTGGCTGATGCGGTTGCATATCAACCGGTGGAAAATCAAGGCCATAACTATGATGCCGTACATCGAACGTTGAATCAGGCGATGCATACTCTTGCACAGCGTAATGGACCGGAAGCTCCACTCTGTGTGGTTGCCCACAGTCTGGGTGCCGTAATCGCAAGTAACTTCTTCTACGATCTGCAATATCCGTCCAGTCGTGTACCTGAAATTGTCGATGTGAACTCGGCTTTGGAGCGAGGGGACACCCTGACCCATTTTTACTCGTTTGGTACAACCCTACCCTTATGGAGTTTGCGTTACCATGACTTTAGTCGCCCGATTCAGGTGCCCTCCTCCCATGTAGATCACTATTATGCCGGTCTGGAAGGGGAGTGGGTGAACTTCTATGATCGGGATGATATTTTGGGTTATCCGCTTCGTCCCATCGATCCGGCTTATGAGAAAGCTGTCAAAGAAGACATTGAAGTGAACTCGGGTGGCCTGGGCTTGAGCTGGAATCCGTTAAGTCATGGAGGTTATTTCTCCAATGCAAGCATGAATCGCAGAATCGCGCAGGGGCTGGCTCGAACCTGGACCTGGATAAATCGCTCATAA
- a CDS encoding YkgJ family cysteine cluster protein, whose protein sequence is MECRTGCAACCIAISISSPIPGMAHGKPAGVRCVQLTDDNRCGIFGQKERPAVCSGLQAEEEMCGSTDQEAFDILTWLEQETAPTLIVPKVM, encoded by the coding sequence ATGGAATGCAGGACAGGCTGTGCCGCATGTTGTATCGCGATTTCCATATCGTCACCGATACCGGGCATGGCTCATGGCAAGCCGGCAGGTGTACGTTGTGTGCAGCTTACCGATGATAATCGCTGTGGAATTTTTGGCCAAAAAGAGCGTCCTGCGGTATGCAGTGGATTGCAGGCTGAGGAAGAGATGTGCGGTAGCACCGATCAGGAAGCCTTTGATATTCTGACCTGGTTGGAGCAAGAAACCGCACCGACCTTAATTGTACCGAAGGTAATGTGA
- the treC gene encoding alpha,alpha-phosphotrehalase has protein sequence MSSNNTTPSSWWKTSTVYQVYPKSFNDTTGSGTGDIRGLTEKLDYLQHLGIDIVWLQPVYVSPQHDNGYDVADYYRINPDYGTMEDFDELLKGLKARDMKLMIDIVVNHSSTDHEWFQQSRSSKDNPYRDYYIWKDPAPDGGVPNNWQSKFGGPAWQYDEQTGQYFLTLFDKTQADLNWENEEVRKAVRDMIKFWAEKGVDGFRMDVINLISKDQRFPDDDGSVSPGDGRKYYTDGPRVHEYITEMYDEVFGPHNMVTVGEMSSTTLEHCIQYSNPASREFSMTFNFHHLKVDYPNGQKWELMPYDFEAMKQLFSEWQTGMQAGGGWNALFLNNHDQPRALSRFADDGDYRAQSAKMLATTIHGMQGTPYVYQGEEIGMPNPVWNDVSEFRDIESTNMYRLLQEERGKSAEEAFNIVKERSRDNSRTPMQWNGSKNAGFTTGTPWLKVDERYPSIHVEQQLADPDSIYYHYRKLIALRKQVNVLIDGLYERLDDAHPDVFAYARTNGSETLIVVSNFSKRDVTFSLPEAVWNDHITNKSVELLIGNTEVAPLLTQEISLSPYASYMWLVPQQD, from the coding sequence ATGAGTTCTAATAACACAACTCCGTCATCTTGGTGGAAGACATCAACGGTGTATCAGGTATATCCGAAGAGTTTTAATGATACAACCGGATCGGGCACCGGAGACATTCGTGGATTAACCGAGAAGCTTGATTATTTGCAGCATCTGGGTATCGATATTGTGTGGTTGCAGCCGGTATATGTATCCCCGCAACACGATAATGGGTATGACGTAGCGGACTATTATCGGATTAATCCGGATTATGGAACGATGGAGGACTTTGACGAACTGTTGAAAGGTCTGAAGGCTCGTGACATGAAACTGATGATTGATATCGTGGTGAATCACTCCTCGACAGATCATGAGTGGTTCCAGCAATCCCGTTCTTCCAAGGATAATCCGTACCGGGATTATTATATTTGGAAAGATCCTGCGCCGGACGGCGGTGTGCCAAACAACTGGCAATCCAAGTTCGGTGGACCAGCTTGGCAATATGATGAACAGACGGGACAATATTTCCTGACTTTATTTGATAAAACGCAGGCAGATCTGAATTGGGAGAATGAAGAAGTACGTAAAGCTGTACGGGATATGATCAAGTTCTGGGCCGAAAAAGGTGTAGATGGTTTCCGTATGGACGTGATCAACCTGATCTCGAAAGACCAGCGTTTCCCGGATGACGATGGCAGCGTGTCACCTGGTGATGGACGCAAGTACTACACGGATGGACCGCGTGTGCATGAGTATATCACCGAGATGTACGATGAAGTATTCGGGCCTCACAACATGGTGACGGTAGGCGAGATGTCCTCGACAACATTGGAACACTGCATCCAATATTCGAACCCGGCTTCCCGGGAGTTTTCGATGACGTTTAACTTCCACCACCTGAAAGTGGATTATCCGAATGGTCAGAAGTGGGAACTGATGCCGTATGATTTCGAAGCGATGAAGCAGCTCTTTAGTGAGTGGCAAACAGGCATGCAGGCCGGTGGAGGCTGGAACGCACTGTTCCTGAATAACCATGATCAGCCGCGGGCGCTGTCCCGATTCGCCGATGATGGTGATTATCGTGCTCAGAGTGCGAAGATGCTTGCAACAACGATACACGGAATGCAAGGTACACCTTATGTCTACCAGGGTGAAGAGATCGGCATGCCGAATCCAGTCTGGAATGACGTCAGCGAATTCCGCGATATCGAATCGACGAACATGTACCGCTTGCTTCAGGAAGAACGAGGCAAATCCGCTGAAGAAGCTTTCAACATTGTAAAAGAGCGTTCCCGAGATAACTCGCGGACACCGATGCAGTGGAATGGAAGTAAGAACGCCGGATTTACTACCGGAACACCTTGGCTGAAAGTGGATGAGCGTTATCCGTCCATTCACGTGGAGCAGCAGCTGGCTGACCCGGATTCAATCTACTACCACTACCGCAAATTGATTGCCCTGCGTAAACAGGTTAACGTGCTGATCGACGGTCTGTATGAACGATTGGACGATGCACACCCAGATGTGTTTGCTTACGCACGGACCAATGGCAGTGAAACTCTGATTGTTGTATCCAACTTCAGTAAACGAGACGTCACGTTCTCGCTTCCGGAAGCGGTGTGGAATGATCATATTACAAATAAATCAGTAGAGTTACTCATTGGAAATACAGAGGTAGCGCCTCTACTGACACAGGAAATCTCCCTCAGTCCGTATGCATCCTATATGTGGCTTGTGCCACAACAGGACTAA
- a CDS encoding AbrB family transcriptional regulator, with protein sequence MELMHKLGSYVVFRFFLSLGVSVLGGLLFTVIHTPIPWLLGPMVFMLLGSQVAKWPLMWPASIRDYGILIVGYSIGLTLTEEALHGILQQLPMMLLMTLLLIGLCVLTAYIASKVTDFDFPSLLVGSIPGGLSQMVSLAEEMKSINLTLVTFLQVTRLIMIVFCVPFLLFSPWIGGTAGGSSGQPLIDIATWGALFPEILLYAPLCVAGAWVAHKLRFPTAFMLGPMIVMCVIQLSTAMHIPSLPTSLLNVSQLMIGSHVGLMLKPEQLQRKTQTVTLAVISSVLLIVGALGLSYLLMNVFSLSAATSLLSMAPGGMDQMSIMAHEVNADLSVVSGYQLFRILFIFFIVSSVLKMILVHMLKGKKAKPSLQ encoded by the coding sequence ATGGAACTGATGCACAAGCTCGGTTCCTACGTTGTCTTTCGGTTTTTTCTTAGTCTGGGTGTCTCTGTTCTTGGCGGATTGCTGTTCACAGTCATTCATACACCGATCCCGTGGTTGCTCGGGCCAATGGTATTCATGCTGCTTGGTTCCCAAGTTGCCAAATGGCCACTCATGTGGCCTGCCTCCATCCGGGACTATGGCATTCTGATTGTTGGCTATTCAATTGGACTCACCTTAACCGAAGAGGCTCTGCACGGCATTTTGCAACAACTTCCCATGATGCTGCTGATGACCCTGCTGTTAATCGGATTGTGTGTGCTTACGGCCTACATCGCTTCTAAGGTGACTGATTTTGACTTCCCCTCCCTGCTGGTTGGCAGCATTCCAGGAGGACTATCCCAGATGGTGTCCCTTGCAGAAGAGATGAAATCCATCAATCTGACGCTGGTTACCTTTTTGCAGGTGACACGGTTGATCATGATTGTCTTCTGTGTTCCGTTCTTGCTGTTCAGTCCGTGGATTGGAGGTACCGCAGGTGGCAGTTCAGGTCAGCCGCTCATTGACATAGCAACGTGGGGAGCCCTTTTCCCCGAGATCCTCCTCTATGCTCCGCTCTGTGTAGCTGGTGCATGGGTTGCACACAAACTCCGGTTTCCGACGGCCTTTATGCTGGGTCCCATGATCGTTATGTGTGTCATTCAATTAAGTACAGCCATGCACATACCCAGTCTGCCAACCTCCCTGCTGAACGTATCGCAATTGATGATAGGCAGTCACGTTGGACTGATGCTCAAGCCGGAACAGTTGCAACGTAAGACACAGACAGTGACCCTAGCGGTGATTAGCAGTGTACTGCTCATTGTTGGTGCGCTTGGATTGAGTTATCTGTTAATGAATGTGTTCTCTCTCTCGGCGGCAACCTCGCTACTCAGTATGGCCCCTGGCGGCATGGATCAGATGAGTATCATGGCACATGAAGTGAATGCTGACCTTTCGGTTGTATCCGGATATCAATTGTTCCGCATCCTGTTTATTTTCTTCATCGTCTCTTCCGTACTGAAGATGATTCTCGTACATATGTTGAAGGGAAAGAAAGCTAAGCCCTCACTTCAATGA
- a CDS encoding O-methyltransferase translates to MKMKNINTNNSQHTWTQVDDYMNNLLIPSDTLLEQTLQTNAEAGLPAHDVTPNQGKLLQLLLQIQGASRVLEIGTLGGYSTIWMARALPEHGHIVSLESEPHHADLARANLTRAGLMHKVDLRVGPALTTLPDVQEEYREPFDMIFIDADKPSNPDYLRWALRLTRPGSLIIGDNIVRDGEVIRADSTDPRVQGVRAFLQLIAEHPRLEATALQTVGSKGYDGFVIARVIDTPIPK, encoded by the coding sequence ATGAAGATGAAAAATATTAATACGAACAACTCTCAGCATACCTGGACTCAAGTCGACGACTACATGAATAATCTGCTGATTCCTTCGGATACCTTGCTGGAGCAAACACTGCAAACCAATGCCGAAGCTGGACTGCCCGCTCATGACGTAACACCGAATCAAGGAAAGTTACTCCAGCTCCTGCTTCAAATCCAAGGTGCATCCCGTGTACTTGAAATCGGCACACTGGGTGGGTACAGTACCATCTGGATGGCAAGAGCGCTACCTGAACATGGACACATCGTCTCACTGGAATCCGAACCACACCATGCGGACTTGGCACGTGCCAATCTCACACGTGCAGGACTGATGCACAAGGTCGACCTGAGAGTTGGTCCTGCCCTGACCACCCTTCCCGATGTTCAGGAAGAATACAGGGAACCGTTTGATATGATTTTCATCGATGCGGACAAACCCAGTAATCCCGATTATCTGAGATGGGCCCTGCGACTGACTCGGCCAGGGAGTCTTATTATTGGTGACAATATTGTCAGGGACGGTGAAGTAATCCGAGCGGACAGCACGGACCCCAGAGTTCAAGGCGTTCGAGCCTTCCTGCAGTTGATTGCCGAACACCCTCGGCTTGAAGCTACGGCACTGCAAACCGTCGGTAGCAAAGGTTACGATGGATTCGTCATCGCTCGTGTGATTGATACCCCTATACCAAAATAA
- the dctA gene encoding C4-dicarboxylate transporter DctA: MSFVRSLFFQIIVAVIIGIGVGILWPDLGSLLQPLGTGFIKLIKMIIAPLIFMVIVTGIAKIGDLKSVGRIGLKAIVWFEIATTVALVLGLGTANLLRPGAGMNVDPSTIDASGIEAKTNGSELPHTVDFIMNIIPTSVVDAFAQNALLQVLLVACLFGVALAATESKAKENVLTLIENLLGIVFRIIGYIMKLAPIGAFGAMAYTVGAYGASTLSSFGLLILACYGAALLFLVMLALAAWWITGLNFLQFVKYTRSEVMLAIGTGSSEVVMPRMMDKLTKAGCDRAVVGLVVPTGYSFNLDGASIYLSLATVFVAQAVGTELTFVQQITILLVLMLSSKGMAGVPGSAFLALSATAVAVNAFPVAAVALLLGADRFMDTMRVFTNLMGNCVAAFVVAKWEGLLDQKRMRAVLSGEISAAELEREEQAALALIKLNMQEKQGKAVVSPEMS; encoded by the coding sequence ATGTCATTTGTGAGATCATTATTCTTTCAGATTATTGTAGCGGTAATCATCGGGATTGGCGTAGGCATCCTGTGGCCGGATCTGGGCAGTTTGCTGCAACCGCTCGGAACAGGCTTCATCAAATTAATCAAAATGATCATCGCACCACTGATATTCATGGTGATTGTGACAGGTATTGCCAAGATCGGTGATCTGAAGTCCGTAGGACGCATTGGATTGAAAGCCATCGTGTGGTTCGAAATTGCAACTACTGTGGCGCTGGTACTCGGATTGGGAACAGCCAATCTGCTTCGTCCTGGTGCCGGAATGAACGTGGACCCTTCGACCATAGACGCAAGTGGCATCGAAGCGAAAACGAATGGTTCCGAGTTGCCACATACGGTGGACTTTATCATGAATATTATTCCGACAAGTGTTGTGGATGCCTTTGCACAAAATGCACTTCTGCAAGTACTGCTCGTAGCATGCTTATTCGGGGTTGCGCTGGCAGCAACGGAGAGTAAGGCGAAAGAGAATGTATTGACGCTGATTGAGAACCTGCTCGGAATTGTGTTCCGCATCATTGGTTACATCATGAAACTCGCGCCAATTGGTGCATTTGGAGCCATGGCCTACACGGTAGGAGCTTATGGGGCTTCCACATTGTCGTCCTTTGGTCTGCTTATTCTTGCTTGTTACGGTGCAGCGCTGCTGTTTCTCGTTATGTTGGCACTCGCTGCCTGGTGGATCACGGGGCTGAATTTCCTGCAATTTGTGAAGTATACCCGCTCTGAAGTGATGCTGGCAATTGGTACCGGATCGTCAGAAGTGGTGATGCCACGCATGATGGACAAGCTCACCAAGGCGGGATGTGATCGTGCGGTTGTGGGGCTTGTAGTGCCGACGGGGTATTCATTCAATCTGGATGGCGCTTCGATCTATTTATCGTTGGCAACAGTCTTTGTGGCTCAAGCCGTAGGTACTGAACTGACGTTTGTACAGCAGATTACGATTTTGTTAGTGTTGATGTTAAGTTCCAAAGGTATGGCAGGTGTACCTGGCTCCGCATTCTTGGCTCTGTCCGCGACGGCAGTAGCCGTCAATGCCTTCCCGGTAGCAGCGGTTGCTCTGCTGCTTGGTGCAGATCGCTTTATGGATACAATGCGTGTATTCACCAACCTGATGGGAAACTGTGTCGCAGCGTTCGTAGTCGCAAAATGGGAAGGTCTGCTGGATCAGAAGCGAATGCGTGCAGTACTATCAGGTGAGATTAGTGCTGCTGAACTGGAAAGGGAAGAACAGGCTGCGCTAGCCTTAATAAAGCTAAATATGCAGGAAAAACAAGGGAAAGCTGTAGTTTCACCGGAGATGTCGTAA
- a CDS encoding LysR family transcriptional regulator, whose amino-acid sequence MNLHGLRLFHAIVRYGGVTRAAEELNISQPAVSSQVRKFERELGIRLFVSEGRRLVLTDAGMQLTGYAERLFMLEQDVENFVQDFREGKKGLIRLTATYLPSNFLLPAWIARFKQMQEDVDLVVSTTNTRMAFDQLLRYEAEIAVYGGSGITHAGVQWDELFDDEMWFVVHPDHPYAGKEIELHEMVAEPFIMREEGSATRERLVSLCTTNNLAAPRIALQFNGLNETISAVKAGYGANFISSLVVKEDVHQGRLARVYVRGVQLRNTIAVCTRAGEVLSPAAQQLVKFIRQEAALVE is encoded by the coding sequence ATGAATCTGCATGGATTACGATTATTTCATGCCATCGTGAGATATGGCGGGGTCACTCGTGCCGCAGAGGAATTGAATATTAGTCAGCCTGCGGTATCTTCTCAGGTGAGGAAGTTTGAGCGTGAACTGGGAATTCGACTTTTTGTTTCGGAGGGAAGAAGATTGGTGCTTACGGATGCCGGGATGCAGTTAACAGGTTATGCGGAACGTCTGTTCATGCTGGAGCAGGATGTCGAGAATTTTGTGCAGGATTTTAGGGAGGGCAAGAAAGGACTAATCCGGCTTACGGCAACTTACTTGCCTTCGAATTTTCTACTGCCGGCCTGGATTGCGCGGTTCAAGCAGATGCAAGAGGATGTGGATCTGGTTGTGAGCACAACCAACACCCGGATGGCTTTTGACCAGTTGCTTCGCTACGAGGCAGAGATTGCAGTGTATGGTGGAAGTGGCATTACACATGCAGGTGTGCAATGGGATGAACTGTTTGACGATGAGATGTGGTTTGTTGTGCATCCCGACCATCCGTATGCGGGCAAAGAAATTGAGCTGCATGAGATGGTGGCAGAACCGTTCATTATGCGTGAAGAAGGCAGTGCCACACGTGAGCGGCTCGTGTCCCTTTGCACCACAAATAACCTGGCCGCTCCCCGCATTGCGCTTCAGTTCAACGGGCTGAATGAAACGATCAGTGCGGTGAAGGCAGGTTATGGGGCCAACTTTATATCTTCTTTGGTTGTGAAGGAAGATGTGCATCAAGGCAGGCTGGCACGTGTGTACGTTCGAGGTGTACAGCTGAGAAATACGATTGCCGTATGTACAAGAGCAGGGGAAGTGTTATCGCCTGCTGCACAGCAGCTGGTCAAGTTTATCCGCCAAGAGGCTGCTTTGGTGGAATAA